Sequence from the Panicum virgatum strain AP13 chromosome 5N, P.virgatum_v5, whole genome shotgun sequence genome:
AGCTCCATCTTGGAGGTGGCGTTCTCCCACCGGACAGTGTATGCCACGACGAGGGCGTGGCGGAACATTGGTGTGCCCCGGGGCACGCCGAGCTCCTCGGCGCGCGCTATGGCGGCCTCGAGGCGCTCCTGGGACCCGGCAAACTGCCGCGGGGCCAGGGAGACCACGTAGGCAATGTCACGAGCAGCTAGGCCGCACTGGCGGAGCAACGCGACTTTTGGCTCGACGACTCTCTCGACGCTGCGGGTGAGGAGCCTGGCGTCCCTCCTGATGGCGGCGTGCAGCCTGTCGAAGGAGCCGAAGAAGGACAGGAAGAGCGCGAGCCGGGAGACGTACGCCGGGCTGACAAAGGCGTGGGGGACGAGCGGCACGAGGCGGGCGATCTGGGGAGTGGAGAAGCCGATGTCGCGGAGCTGGGAGACGCGTGGGGCGAGAGATTCCTCCACGCTGCAGCAGAGGAACCGCGGGCTCcgggcgatggtggcggcgacATCGGCTTTGGAGAGGCTGAGGCCGGCGAGGAAGGCGCGCACGGCGTCGGCTGATCTGGGGTCTCGAGGTGGGAGAGGTGCTTCGACGCCTTGAGGGTCTGCGATGGTGTGAGGCCGCAGGTGGCGGCGAGGTAACTCTCGGCGTCGAAGCGGGCCGGAGGTGATGTGGCGGTGGTACGGAGGAggcggccgtggccgtggcggagggaaaaggcggcgaggagggaggagccgaGACGGTTCGGGAGGCGTTGCATCGTTGTGGACTCGTTTGGTTGGGGGCAAGTGAACCGTGTGCGTTATCCCTTGCTGTTTGAGGTCAGTAAATTTGAGGTCACGGCAAGAAAATGAAACTAAAATCACGGATAGAACTCATACAAATGCATTGTGTTATTTTTAATGTTTTATAGACTGGCGTAGCATATAATTCTAGGGTTAATCGACGTATGCTATTGTAAATATACGACTTACAATTCAGTTATTTAAATTCATACCATTATACATCATTTTCTACGTATCCGACAA
This genomic interval carries:
- the LOC120675060 gene encoding uncharacterized protein LOC120675060, translated to MAPPLLLAMGFGFEPSADAVRAFLAGLSLSKADVAATIARSPRFLCCSVEESLAPRVSQLRDIGFSTPQIARLVPLVPHAFVSPAYVSRLALFLSFFGSFDRLHAAIRRDARLLTRSVERVVEPKVALLRQCGLAARDIAYVVSLAPRQFAGSQERLEAAIARAEELGVPRGTPMFRHALVVAYTVRWENATSKMELLKSLGWSSSQVAMAVAKMPCILSSSEDRLRRAISFLTKDAGMEVEAIARGPALLKFSIEQRLAPRLKVLKLLKEQGLRLGDRAFYPVACMSSEAFLNKFVRPHAMILPPVLIGACGDATARGGEAPAGTAS